The Primulina tabacum isolate GXHZ01 chromosome 7, ASM2559414v2, whole genome shotgun sequence genome includes a window with the following:
- the LOC142550661 gene encoding uncharacterized protein LOC142550661, with amino-acid sequence MGDEGKKSETGTNQSDPLILQQSDHPGLVLVSKLFDGSNYGQWSRAMRIALSAKNKIGIINGTIKAPEAEDDKFPAFERCNHMVLSWILNAVHPDIAESIIYAESALDVWNDLYDRFSQGNDARVFEIRREIVEHRQGHQSVSIYYTKLKALWDELGSYHDPIACHCGGVKGILEREEKEKVMQFLMGLNDSFSTVRGSILLMNPLPDTRKVHALILQHERQNENAANRDTTGYNANFAQQKMQIQGRQLKETESYRSTAGDKRLKCSHCELDGHTVDRCFYIHEFPPGHRYHGKNVKPKGKKNMKPPSISNVEAKQFTAKEYDQIMMLLRKENGNNEPLINTSGNNSISSHNVWILDSGASDHVSKNRPGGNESVAKYPTVQLPNGGYAQIKSVGTMNLCNDMSVDDVLYVPNFKVNLLSISKLTRALNCSVTFYPDFCVLQDSTTKKMIGLGRQNSSLPVGSSTKHPISRYLSYSNISRAHRSFIHVVSRVLEPETYEQACKDPKWIEAMKAELSALEANKTWSLVPLPSGCRPIGCKWVFKIKYNSNGTIERYKARLVAKGFTNEKALIIMKPLPPSQNPPHFVVFLLLPLFMVGNFTKWMFKMPFYMEISPRKYICTFLQADHSLFTKVCGNSFTTILLYVDDMIITGNSLESINNVKVFLASCFKLKDLGLLKYFLGVEIARSKMGISINQRKYTLDILQEAGLLGAKPAKFPMEQSLKLTFTEGDILKNPTHYRRLVGKLIYLTITRPEISFAFNTLSQFMQQPRQPHLDAVHRLLRFLKNSLGQGLLFPSKNDLNLVGFCDADWAGDTTTRRSVTGYCVFLGKAIISWKSKKQATVSISSAEAEYRSMASTACEITWLKHLLRDLHIVHPPPVTLYCDNMSSSHAHCC; translated from the exons ATGGGAGATGAAGGCAAGAAATCGGAGACCGGAACAAACCAATCGGATCCACTAATCTTACAACAATCTGATCATCCCGGTTTGGTTCTTGTCTCCAAATTATTCGATGGGAGCAACTACGGGCAGTGGAGTCGTGCAATGCGCATAGCCTTGAGTGCTAAAAACAAAATTGGAATCATCAATGGGACAATCAAAGCACCGGAGGCTGAAGACGACAAGTTTCCGGCATTTGAACGTTGCAATCATATGGTATTATCGTGGATTCTCAATGCCGTTCATCCCGATATTGCCGAAAGCATCATTTATGCTGAATCTGCACTTGATGTTTGGAATGATTTATATGACAGATTCTCACAAGGAAATGATGCTCGTGTCTTTGAGATTCGCCGCGAGATAGTGGAACACCGACAAGGACACCAATCTGTATCAATTTACTACACCAAATTGAAGGCTCTATGGGATGAGTTGGGCTCCTATCATGATCCAATTGCTTGCCATTGCGGAGGtgtcaaaggaattctcgaaaGAGAAGAGAAAGAAAAAGTCATGCAATTTCTCATGGGATTAAATGATTCTTTTTCCACCGTCCGTGGTTCAATACTTTTGATGAATCCTCTACCTGACACCCGCAAAGTTCATGCTCTTATATTGCAGCACGAGAGACAAAACGAAAATGCTGCCAATCGAGATACTACTGGATATAATGCAAATTTTGCTCAACAAAAGATGCAAATTCAGGGTCGGCAACTAAAAGAAACTGAGTCTTATCGATCGACTGCTGGCGACAAACGACTGAAATGCTCTCATTGTGAATTAGACGGGCATACTGTTGATCGATGTTTTTATATTCATGAGTTTCCACCTGGACACCGATATCATGGCAAAAATGTCAAACCAAAGGGAAAGAAAAACATGAAGCCCCCAAGCATTTCCAACGTGGAAGCCAAACAATTCACTGCTAAGGAATATGATCAAATTATGATGCTCCTTCGCAAAGAAAATGGTAACAACGAACCCCTTATCAACACTTCAGGTAACAACTCTATTTCCAGTCATAATGTGTGGATTCTAGACAGCGGTGCCTCCGATCATGTATCAAAAAATCGGCCTGGTGGAAATGAATCGGTCGCTAAATATCCCACTGTGCAACTACCAAATGGAGGATATGCACAAATCAAATCTGTTGGAACCATGAATTTATGCAATGATATGAGTGTTGATGATGTACTTTATGTCCCGAATTTCAAAGTTAACTTACTTTCCATTAGCAAACTCACACGAGCTTTAAATTGTAGTGTGACATTTTATCCTGATTTTTGCGTGTTGCAGGATTCAACTACGAAGAAGATGATTGGGCTGGGCAGGCAGA ACTCATCTCTTCCAGTTGGATCTAGCACCAAACATCCAATATCCAGGTATTTGTCCTACTCCAATATTTCTCGGGCTCACCGTTCCTTTATCCATGTTGTTTCACGTGTGTTAGAACCAGAAACATATGAGCAAGCATGCAAGGATCCAAAATGGATTGAGGCGATGAAGGCTGAACTTTCAGCACTAGAGGCAAATAAGACTTGGTCTCTCGTCCCTCTTCCCTCAGGGTGTCGTCccattggatgtaaatgggtGTTCAAGATCAAATATAACTCTAATGGGACTATCGAGCGTTACAAAGCCCGCCTTGTTGCCAAAGGATTCACCAACGAGAAGGCATTGATTATCATGAAACCTTTGCCCCCGTCGCAAAACCCACCACATTTCGTTGTCTTCTTGCTCTTGCCTCTATTCATGGTTGGGAACTTCACCAAATGGATGTTCAAAATGCCTTTTTACATGGAAATCTCACCGAGGAAGTATATATGCACCTTCCTCCAG GCTGATCATTCTCTTTTCACCAAGGTGTGTGGAAACTCATTCACAACCATTttattatatgttgatgatatgatCATAACAGGGAATAGTCTAGAGAGCATAAACAATGTGAAAGTTTTTCTTGCATCATGTTTCAAGCTTAAAGACCTTGGattgctaaaatattttctcgggGTTGAAATAGCTCGTTCTAAGATGGGAATTTCGATCAATCAACGCAAGTACACTTTAGATATTCTTCAAGAAGCAGGGTTACTTGGTGCAAAACCAGCAAAATTTCCTATGGAACAATCCTTGAAACTCACATTTACCGAGGGCGATATACTCAAAAACCCGACACATTATCGACGACTAGTTGGGAAGTTGATCTACTTAACAATCACAAGGCCAGAAATTTCTTTTGCATTTAATACACTTAGCCAATTTATGCAACAGCCTAGGCAGCCTCATCTTGATGCAGTTCATCGTTTACTCCGATTCTTGAAGAATTCACTTGGACAAGGACTATTATTTCCTTCTaaaaatgatttgaatttgGTTGGTTTTTGTGATGCGGATTGGGCTGGAGATACCACTACACGTCGATCAGTGACTGGATATTGTGTCTTTCTTGGAAAAGCTATTATTTCTTGGAAAAGCAAAAAGCAAGCAACTGTATCTATATCCTCAGCTGAAGCAGAGTATAGATCTATGGCATCAACTGCTTGTGAAATAACTTGGCTAAAGCACTTATTACGGGATTTGCATATTGTTCATCCCCCACCAGTGACGCTATACTGCGACAATATGTCAAGCAGCCATGCACATTGCTGCTAA